In one Rugosibacter aromaticivorans genomic region, the following are encoded:
- the gshB gene encoding glutathione synthase, with protein MKIAFIVDPLAGLKTYKDSSIAMMRAAAKRGHEVWTIQREVLHWRDGRTVAHAVRIMPTDDEAQWFSAIEQSCLPLTAFAAVLMRQDPPFDFEYIAATWLLERAEAEGARIFNRPRAIRDHSEKVAITEFAEFAPTTLIARDPADIHAFIDELGEAILKPLDGMGGSSIFHVRRADPNRNVIVEILTQFGARSIMAQRYLPTIREGDKRILLIAGEPVPYCLARIPKAGESRGNLAAGGTGVARPLSARDREIAVSLAPTLWARGLLIVGLDVIGDNLTEVNVTSPTCFVEIAQQTGFDVAGMLLDALERECART; from the coding sequence ATGAAGATCGCCTTCATTGTTGACCCGCTGGCTGGCCTGAAAACCTATAAAGATTCCAGCATTGCGATGATGCGCGCGGCGGCAAAGCGAGGCCATGAGGTGTGGACCATACAGCGTGAAGTGCTGCATTGGCGCGATGGCAGAACAGTGGCGCATGCGGTGAGAATCATGCCGACGGATGATGAGGCGCAATGGTTCTCGGCGATCGAACAGAGCTGCCTGCCACTGACCGCCTTTGCTGCGGTATTGATGCGTCAGGACCCGCCCTTCGATTTTGAATATATCGCCGCCACCTGGCTGCTGGAGCGGGCCGAGGCCGAGGGTGCGCGCATCTTCAATCGCCCGCGCGCGATTCGCGATCATTCCGAAAAAGTCGCCATTACCGAGTTCGCCGAATTTGCGCCGACGACGCTTATCGCGCGTGATCCGGCTGATATTCATGCCTTCATTGACGAACTCGGCGAGGCGATACTCAAGCCGCTCGACGGCATGGGCGGCAGCAGTATTTTTCATGTGCGGCGGGCGGATCCCAACCGCAACGTGATTGTTGAAATACTCACCCAGTTTGGCGCGCGCAGCATCATGGCGCAGCGCTATCTGCCCACTATTCGCGAAGGCGATAAACGCATTCTGCTGATTGCTGGCGAGCCTGTGCCGTATTGCCTGGCGCGCATTCCCAAGGCGGGCGAATCGCGTGGCAATCTGGCCGCTGGTGGCACGGGCGTGGCGCGGCCGTTGAGCGCGCGCGACCGTGAAATCGCCGTGTCGCTAGCGCCGACTTTATGGGCGCGCGGGCTCTTGATCGTCGGGCTCGATGTGATTGGCGACAACCTGACCGAGGTGAATGTCACCAGTCCCACCTGCTTTGTCGAAATCGCGCAACAAACCGGATTCGATGTGGCGGGCATGCTGCTTGACGCGCTGGAGCGGGAGTGCGCACGCACCTGA
- a CDS encoding PTS sugar transporter subunit IIA, with protein MIGLFLITHTTYGESLIQCACHVLNKRPVQIAQLGVSLQDDPLDLLPLARDMLRLVDSGDGVLILTDLYGATPSNIATKLLEPGRIEGLAGVNLPMLLRALTYRDKGMETLITRAVAGGRDGVLNIVDH; from the coding sequence ATGATCGGTCTTTTCCTCATCACCCACACTACCTATGGCGAATCCTTGATTCAGTGCGCCTGTCATGTGCTGAACAAGCGGCCGGTGCAGATCGCCCAACTCGGGGTTTCGCTGCAGGACGACCCGCTTGATCTTCTGCCACTGGCGCGCGATATGTTGCGTCTGGTAGATAGCGGCGATGGCGTGCTGATTCTGACGGACCTTTACGGTGCCACTCCATCAAATATCGCCACCAAGCTGTTAGAGCCCGGGCGTATCGAAGGGCTGGCAGGCGTTAACTTGCCGATGCTGTTGCGTGCTTTGACTTACCGTGACAAAGGCATGGAAACGCTGATTACCCGTGCGGTTGCGGGAGGGCGTGATGGCGTGCTCAACATAGTGGACCACTGA
- a CDS encoding TIGR00730 family Rossman fold protein, with protein MSAKNKLPEGFELTPVAQATSDSREAWRVFGIMAEFVEATERLATVRPAVSIFGSARLAPDSEVYRLTEKIARMLSDAGFSVISGGGPGVMEAANKGAFAGKSLSVGLNIQLPHEQKPNHYQDISQSFRHFFARKYMFVKVAAAYVVMPGGFGTLDELLEALTLIQTGKSPRIPIILVGSEFWAGLLDWMRTRLVADGMIHAEDMNLIQVIDDPQRILDAIFDHYEARGFAHLPEEHELLLNL; from the coding sequence GTGAGCGCAAAAAACAAGTTGCCGGAAGGCTTTGAACTGACCCCCGTAGCGCAGGCCACAAGCGATTCGCGCGAGGCTTGGCGGGTGTTCGGCATTATGGCAGAGTTTGTCGAGGCGACCGAGCGTTTGGCGACGGTGCGGCCAGCGGTGTCGATCTTCGGCAGTGCGCGTCTCGCGCCGGATTCCGAAGTCTATCGTTTGACCGAAAAAATTGCGCGCATGCTCTCGGATGCCGGTTTTTCTGTCATCTCGGGTGGTGGCCCCGGCGTGATGGAGGCGGCCAACAAGGGTGCGTTTGCGGGCAAGAGTTTGTCCGTCGGCCTCAATATTCAGTTGCCGCACGAGCAAAAGCCGAATCACTATCAAGATATTTCACAAAGCTTTCGCCATTTTTTCGCGCGTAAATACATGTTCGTCAAAGTGGCGGCCGCCTATGTGGTGATGCCTGGCGGCTTTGGCACGCTGGACGAATTGCTCGAAGCGCTCACGCTGATTCAGACGGGAAAGAGCCCCCGCATTCCGATCATTCTTGTGGGCAGTGAATTCTGGGCTGGCCTGCTTGACTGGATGCGTACTCGGCTGGTGGCCGATGGCATGATTCATGCCGAGGATATGAATTTAATTCAAGTGATTGATGATCCGCAACGCATACTCGATGCGATTTTCGATCACTATGAGGCGCGTGGATTTGCCCATCTGCCCGAAGAGCACGAGCTTTTGCTCAACCTTTGA
- the polA gene encoding DNA polymerase I, which produces MPTLLLVDGSSYLYRAFHALPDLRNTANEPTGAIRGVLSMLRVLEADYKADYRAVVFDAKGKTFREDWYPEYKAHRPAMPEDLAAQIPLLHECIRAAGWPLVMIDGVEADDVIGTLAHAATAAAIDCVISTGDKDLAQLVNHHVTLINTMSNETLDEAGVLAKFGVPPERIVDYLTLMGDAVDGVPGVNKVGPKTAVKWLTQYGSLDGVVAHADQISGVVGENLRQHLDFLPLGKKLVTVVCNLDLPTTITELTPQVPDTDKLREFFTRLEFKSWLRELGAPQKDDPTVTTQDAAHVAVPPEPSRDGLLNPSLDKTFITEPDRSGYACILDATQLDTWLARLDTATLVALDTETTSLNPMQAQLVGISFALITDGELQAAYLPLGHVYAGAPQQLPLTETLEKLRPWLESAQHQKLGQHLKYDRHIFANHGMQLAGIVEDTLLESYVLESDKPHDLGSLAARHCDLKTLSYDDITGKGASRISFAQVDILRATEYAAEDADVTWQVHQVLRPQLAAEPALEDLYREMELPVAEVLFRIERNGVLIDAAALTQQSHELGRKMQTIEEEAQALAGQPFNLNSPKQLAEILFVRQALPVVKKTPSGAPSTDEEVLEKLAEDYPLPKKILEYRSLAKLKNTYTDKLPQMVEHSTGRVHTSFSQAVAVTGRLASSEPNLQNIPIRTPEGRRIRSAFIAPPGHRIASADYSQIELRIMAHLSNDARLLDAFAKGEDVHRATAAEIFGITPIEVTSEQRRAAKVINFGLIYGMSAFGLARELKLDRSAAAAYMDRYFARYPGVARYMEETRQAARSQGYVETIFGRRLWLPEIRSANAARRQGAERAAINAPMQGTAADLIKRAMIKVQGWLEQQKMRTLLILQVHDELVLEVPEDELATVREALPKLMSGVAELKVPLLIEIGAGANWDEAH; this is translated from the coding sequence ATGCCTACTTTATTACTCGTCGATGGCTCGTCTTATCTCTACCGCGCCTTTCACGCCCTGCCCGATTTGCGCAATACCGCGAATGAACCCACTGGCGCCATCCGCGGCGTGCTCTCGATGTTGCGCGTGTTGGAAGCCGACTATAAGGCAGATTACCGCGCCGTGGTGTTCGACGCCAAGGGCAAGACTTTTCGCGAAGACTGGTATCCGGAATACAAAGCACATCGCCCCGCCATGCCCGAAGATCTCGCCGCGCAGATTCCGCTGCTGCATGAATGCATCCGTGCGGCGGGCTGGCCGCTGGTGATGATCGATGGCGTCGAGGCCGACGATGTGATCGGCACGCTGGCGCATGCAGCCACGGCTGCGGCCATCGACTGCGTGATTTCGACTGGCGATAAAGACTTGGCGCAGTTGGTGAACCATCATGTCACGCTGATCAACACCATGAGCAACGAGACGCTCGATGAAGCAGGCGTGCTGGCGAAATTCGGCGTGCCACCGGAACGCATCGTCGACTATCTGACGCTGATGGGCGACGCCGTGGACGGCGTGCCGGGCGTAAACAAAGTCGGGCCGAAGACTGCGGTGAAATGGCTCACGCAATACGGCTCGCTGGACGGCGTCGTCGCCCATGCCGACCAGATCAGTGGTGTGGTGGGCGAGAACTTGCGGCAGCATCTCGACTTTTTACCGTTGGGTAAAAAGCTGGTCACTGTGGTTTGCAATCTGGATTTACCAACGACGATCACTGAGCTGACACCGCAAGTTCCTGACACTGACAAACTACGTGAGTTCTTCACGCGCCTGGAATTCAAAAGCTGGTTGCGAGAATTGGGAGCGCCACAGAAAGATGATCCCACCGTTACCACGCAAGATGCTGCGCATGTCGCCGTACCACCAGAGCCGTCCAGAGACGGACTTTTGAATCCGTCTCTGGACAAGACTTTTATCACCGAGCCCGATCGCAGCGGCTATGCATGCATTCTTGATGCCACGCAGCTCGACACCTGGCTGGCGCGGCTCGATACAGCCACGCTCGTCGCCCTGGATACCGAAACCACCAGCCTCAACCCCATGCAGGCGCAGCTGGTGGGCATTTCTTTTGCGCTGATAACTGATGGTGAACTCCAGGCCGCGTACCTGCCGCTGGGCCATGTCTACGCCGGTGCGCCGCAGCAACTGCCGCTTACCGAAACACTGGAAAAGCTGCGTCCCTGGCTGGAATCGGCACAGCATCAAAAACTTGGCCAGCATCTCAAATATGACCGGCACATCTTCGCCAATCACGGCATGCAACTCGCAGGCATCGTTGAGGACACGTTGCTCGAATCCTACGTGCTCGAATCCGACAAGCCACACGATCTTGGTTCTCTGGCCGCGCGGCATTGCGATTTGAAAACCCTGAGCTATGACGACATCACCGGCAAGGGTGCCTCGCGTATTTCCTTTGCCCAGGTCGACATCCTCCGCGCCACCGAATACGCCGCTGAAGACGCTGATGTCACTTGGCAAGTGCATCAGGTGCTACGTCCGCAACTCGCCGCGGAACCAGCACTGGAAGATTTGTATCGTGAAATGGAACTGCCCGTTGCCGAAGTATTGTTCCGCATCGAGCGCAACGGCGTGCTGATTGACGCCGCCGCACTCACCCAGCAAAGCCACGAGTTGGGCCGCAAGATGCAGACGATCGAAGAGGAAGCGCAAGCGTTGGCGGGCCAGCCTTTCAACCTCAATTCACCCAAACAACTCGCCGAAATCTTGTTCGTCCGGCAAGCCTTGCCGGTGGTCAAAAAAACACCTTCGGGCGCGCCATCGACGGATGAGGAGGTGCTGGAAAAACTCGCCGAGGATTACCCGCTGCCGAAGAAAATACTTGAGTACCGTAGCCTGGCCAAACTTAAAAACACCTATACCGACAAGCTGCCGCAAATGGTCGAACACAGCACGGGCCGCGTGCACACCAGCTTTTCGCAAGCCGTGGCGGTCACCGGGCGGCTGGCCTCCAGTGAACCCAATCTGCAAAACATTCCCATCCGCACGCCCGAAGGCCGGCGCATCCGTTCTGCCTTCATCGCCCCGCCCGGCCACCGTATCGCCAGCGCCGACTATTCGCAGATCGAGCTGCGCATCATGGCGCATTTGTCGAACGATGCCCGTCTGCTCGATGCGTTTGCCAAAGGTGAAGACGTGCACCGCGCCACAGCGGCCGAGATTTTCGGCATTACGCCCATCGAGGTAACGAGCGAACAACGTCGCGCCGCCAAAGTCATCAACTTCGGCCTGATCTACGGCATGAGCGCCTTCGGCCTCGCCCGCGAATTGAAGCTGGACCGCAGCGCAGCGGCGGCCTACATGGATCGCTATTTCGCGCGTTACCCCGGCGTGGCCCGTTACATGGAAGAAACTCGCCAGGCCGCCCGTAGCCAGGGCTATGTCGAAACCATTTTTGGCCGCCGCCTGTGGTTACCGGAAATCCGGTCGGCCAACGCGGCTCGCCGTCAAGGCGCAGAGCGCGCCGCAATCAACGCGCCGATGCAAGGCACCGCAGCTGATTTGATCAAGCGCGCGATGATCAAAGTTCAAGGCTGGCTTGAGCAGCAAAAAATGCGCACCCTGCTGATCCTGCAAGTGCATGACGAACTGGTATTGGAGGTGCCGGAAGACGAACTCGCCACTGTACGCGAAGCGCTGCCCAAACTAATGAGCGGCGTGGCCGAACTCAAGGTGCCGCTACTGATCGAAATCGGCGCTGGCGCCAATTGGGATGAAGCGCACTAA
- a CDS encoding FAD:protein FMN transferase → MRTHLIRLFARCAVCAAICTAVLLAGCGPAAPWRQESFVFGTRVELLIAGVPEAQARAAGNRVLAEFDRLHRTYHAWQPSELSALNAAIAAGQYHDVSPELAAFIRETQAIAAASDYLFDPGIGRLIALWGFQTDEIVPHLPDDSAVKTLLMQRPSIADLHVDGQRVTSRNTAVALDFGGYLKGVALDRAAVILRQAGIHDALINIGGNVMALGTKNGTPWRVGIQHPRPAQVGGGVLASLELRDGEAIGTSGDYHRYFEVGGRRYCHLLDPRTGRPADGTQAVTVLIAPDAAAGMRSDALSKPLFIAGKDWLRQAQKLGVATALKVGADGSVSATPAMRARLKMEAPGPTSEPTAAHANPQ, encoded by the coding sequence GTGCGCACGCACCTGATACGGTTGTTCGCTCGTTGTGCGGTGTGCGCTGCGATTTGTACTGCGGTGCTCCTTGCGGGCTGCGGGCCGGCCGCACCGTGGCGGCAGGAGTCCTTTGTTTTCGGTACCCGTGTTGAATTGTTGATCGCCGGTGTGCCCGAAGCACAGGCCCGCGCGGCGGGTAATCGGGTGCTGGCGGAATTTGACCGTCTGCATCGTACCTACCATGCCTGGCAACCGTCCGAACTTTCAGCGCTGAATGCGGCGATCGCTGCCGGCCAATACCATGATGTGTCGCCCGAACTTGCCGCATTCATTCGTGAAACCCAGGCCATTGCGGCGGCCAGCGATTATCTGTTTGACCCCGGCATTGGTCGCCTGATTGCCCTGTGGGGTTTTCAAACCGATGAGATCGTGCCGCATCTGCCGGATGACTCGGCCGTCAAGACACTGCTGATGCAGCGGCCGTCCATCGCCGATTTGCATGTGGACGGGCAGCGTGTCACCAGCCGCAACACCGCCGTGGCGCTTGATTTCGGCGGCTATCTGAAAGGCGTGGCGCTTGACCGTGCGGCGGTTATCCTGCGTCAGGCCGGCATCCACGATGCGCTGATCAACATTGGTGGCAATGTCATGGCGCTGGGCACAAAAAACGGCACGCCCTGGCGTGTCGGCATCCAGCATCCGCGTCCCGCGCAAGTGGGCGGCGGAGTGCTCGCCAGTCTTGAATTGCGGGATGGCGAGGCGATTGGCACTTCGGGCGACTATCACCGTTATTTCGAAGTGGGAGGCCGACGGTATTGTCATTTGCTTGATCCGCGCACAGGCCGCCCGGCGGATGGTACACAGGCTGTGACGGTATTGATTGCACCGGACGCGGCGGCGGGCATGCGTTCGGACGCGCTGTCCAAACCGCTGTTCATCGCTGGTAAGGATTGGTTGCGTCAGGCACAAAAACTTGGCGTAGCCACCGCGCTAAAAGTCGGCGCTGATGGGTCGGTGAGTGCCACGCCCGCGATGCGCGCGCGCCTCAAGATGGAGGCGCCCGGGCCCACATCTGAGCCAACGGCTGCGCACGCCAATCCACAGTGA
- a CDS encoding class I SAM-dependent methyltransferase, whose amino-acid sequence MQKIPAGDPKVVQSKQSAGAKVGADEATALQGGRAKNALLAVADGDTAMNTPPSRDITTFGQVFTPSSLVERMLSLRKNAGRVLEPACGDGAFSARLPGCVAIELDAVHCPPDALNSDFFAYPEHEQFNTIIGNPPYVTARNITPTTRRYLHSRLLDGHANLYLHFIEKSVRHLATGGEIIFITPRDFLKATGAARLNAWLFEQGTITHFEDLGDARIFSGAAPNCAIWRFEKGDMSHRLHDGRRMVLANGQLMFTRAIYSVPLKRVFFVKVGAVSGADEIFTHAELGNVDFVCSKTAQTGETRRMIFPGADCGAAPMDYLESFKARLLQRRVTTFTEVNWWQWGRRHYVSAAPRIYVNGRTRNAQPFFLHPCTNYDGAVLALFPHRSDLTVQQCQQLADWLNAVDWHELGFVCDGRFIFSQRSLEHALLPEDFAEFAAEF is encoded by the coding sequence TTGCAAAAAATTCCCGCAGGCGACCCGAAGGTAGTGCAGAGCAAGCAGAGCGCTGGCGCAAAAGTCGGCGCTGATGAAGCCACTGCGCTACAAGGCGGTCGAGCAAAAAACGCTCTCCTCGCCGTAGCGGATGGTGATACGGCGATGAATACACCACCATCCCGCGATATCACCACATTCGGCCAGGTATTCACGCCATCCTCGTTGGTAGAGCGCATGCTGTCCCTGCGCAAGAACGCGGGTCGCGTGCTCGAACCCGCCTGTGGCGACGGCGCATTTTCTGCGCGTCTTCCTGGTTGTGTGGCGATTGAACTTGATGCGGTACACTGTCCGCCAGACGCGCTCAATAGCGATTTTTTTGCCTATCCGGAGCACGAGCAGTTCAATACGATCATTGGCAATCCGCCGTATGTCACCGCGCGCAACATCACGCCGACAACACGCCGCTATTTGCATTCGCGGCTGCTGGACGGCCATGCCAATCTGTATCTGCATTTCATCGAAAAATCCGTGCGCCATCTCGCGACAGGCGGCGAGATCATTTTCATCACGCCGCGCGATTTTTTGAAAGCCACGGGCGCCGCGCGGCTGAACGCCTGGCTGTTCGAGCAGGGCACGATTACTCATTTTGAAGATTTGGGCGATGCACGAATTTTTTCTGGTGCCGCGCCCAATTGCGCTATTTGGCGTTTTGAAAAAGGTGACATGAGCCACCGTCTGCACGACGGCCGCCGCATGGTGCTGGCGAACGGGCAATTAATGTTCACTCGCGCAATTTATTCCGTGCCGCTCAAGCGCGTGTTTTTTGTCAAAGTGGGCGCCGTCTCGGGTGCGGATGAAATTTTTACGCATGCTGAACTCGGCAATGTGGATTTTGTGTGCTCAAAAACGGCACAAACCGGCGAGACGCGACGCATGATTTTTCCGGGTGCAGATTGCGGGGCAGCGCCTATGGATTATCTTGAATCCTTTAAGGCGCGCTTGTTGCAACGACGCGTGACGACGTTCACCGAAGTGAACTGGTGGCAGTGGGGGCGTCGGCACTACGTTTCCGCTGCGCCGCGTATTTATGTGAATGGCCGCACACGCAACGCGCAGCCATTTTTTTTGCACCCTTGCACTAACTACGATGGCGCCGTGCTGGCTTTATTTCCGCATCGATCCGACCTGACCGTACAGCAATGCCAACAGCTGGCCGACTGGTTGAATGCAGTGGATTGGCACGAGCTGGGTTTTGTTTGCGACGGGCGCTTTATTTTCTCGCAACGCAGTCTGGAACATGCCTTGTTGCCTGAAGACTTTGCTGAGTTCGCTGCTGAGTTTTAA
- a CDS encoding glycosyltransferase family 9 protein, with the protein MNRLNDVAGPLEKLDQPGQPRKILVIRRDNIGDLVCTTPLFAALRARFPDAWIGVLANSYNAPVLVGNPDIDEVFAYTKLKHRARGQGRLAALWQRLALVWNLRRRHIDEVILPGGMQASALRFARWVAPRHVVVASVNLANSAHEVERSFACLAKYGIKETPPACKAIADEPLAARIAATLPAALAGRRLIALHLSARKPRQRWPVERFAALARQLHAAHACGFLLFWSPGAADDPLHPGDDAKAAELVAQMGDLPVAAVKTHHLSELMAGLSLCAEVICSDGGAMHIAAGLGKPIVCFFGNSDAARWHPWAVPYALLQPASCDVVDISVEEALAAWRRLPTA; encoded by the coding sequence ATGAACCGTTTGAATGATGTCGCGGGGCCGCTCGAAAAATTGGACCAACCCGGCCAACCCCGAAAAATTCTCGTCATTCGCCGTGACAACATTGGCGATCTGGTGTGCACTACACCGCTTTTTGCCGCACTCCGCGCGCGTTTTCCCGATGCCTGGATCGGTGTGCTGGCGAATAGTTACAACGCGCCGGTACTGGTTGGCAACCCCGACATTGATGAAGTGTTTGCCTATACCAAACTCAAGCACCGTGCGCGAGGCCAGGGGCGGTTGGCGGCGTTGTGGCAGCGGCTGGCGCTGGTTTGGAATTTGCGCCGCCGGCATATTGATGAAGTGATCCTTCCCGGTGGGATGCAGGCCAGCGCGTTGCGCTTTGCACGCTGGGTTGCGCCACGGCATGTGGTGGTGGCATCGGTGAATTTGGCAAATTCAGCACATGAAGTGGAGCGCAGCTTTGCCTGCCTGGCGAAATATGGCATCAAGGAAACGCCACCGGCATGCAAGGCGATAGCCGATGAACCATTGGCCGCGCGTATCGCAGCCACGCTACCTGCGGCGCTGGCAGGCCGACGGCTGATTGCCTTGCATCTTTCTGCGCGCAAGCCCAGGCAGCGCTGGCCGGTGGAACGCTTTGCCGCGCTGGCGCGGCAACTGCATGCCGCGCACGCCTGTGGTTTTTTGCTTTTCTGGTCGCCCGGTGCGGCGGATGATCCGCTACATCCGGGAGACGATGCGAAGGCTGCCGAACTCGTTGCGCAAATGGGAGATTTGCCGGTTGCCGCAGTTAAGACACATCATCTGTCCGAGTTGATGGCGGGCTTGTCGTTGTGCGCCGAAGTGATCTGCTCCGATGGCGGTGCGATGCATATTGCGGCAGGATTGGGCAAGCCCATCGTGTGTTTTTTCGGCAATTCCGATGCAGCTCGCTGGCACCCGTGGGCCGTGCCGTATGCGCTGTTGCAACCCGCAAGCTGTGATGTGGTGGATATCAGCGTGGAAGAGGCGCTGGCGGCGTGGCGGCGGTTGCCGACAGCTTGA
- the gshA gene encoding glutamate--cysteine ligase, with amino-acid sequence MVPHLTTALTGPLLDLERRFLDNETTVERWLRTQWLDHTPPFYASVDLRNAGYKLAPVDTNLFPGGFNNLNADFLPLCVQAAMAAVEKICPEARNLLLIPENHTRNQFYLMNVTRLANILQHAGLNVRIGSLLPEIIAPTPLDLPDGQRLVLEPLKRIGSDGRRLGLEGFDPCAVLLNNDLSAGVPEILLNLNEQFVIPPLWAGWHVRRKSAHFAAYRDVAQSFASELGIDPWLIDPGFEVCGEINFHERVGEECLASNVDKLLGRMRVKYKEYGIADEPFVIVKADAGTYGMGIMTVKDASEVRQLNRKQRNKMAVVKEGLQVTDVIIQEGVPTVERVDEGTAEPVVYMIDRYVVGGFYRVNASRGTDENLNAPGMHFKPLAFATACSLPDARMESDAPANRFYAYGVVARLALLAASIELERAAPVEAA; translated from the coding sequence ATGGTTCCGCATCTCACTACAGCCCTGACGGGGCCGCTGCTTGATCTTGAGCGCCGCTTTCTGGATAACGAAACAACGGTTGAGCGTTGGTTGCGCACGCAATGGCTGGATCACACGCCACCGTTTTATGCCTCGGTCGACTTGCGTAATGCGGGCTACAAGCTGGCGCCGGTGGATACCAATCTGTTTCCCGGTGGTTTCAATAATCTCAATGCGGATTTTCTGCCTTTATGCGTGCAAGCCGCCATGGCGGCGGTTGAGAAAATCTGTCCTGAGGCCAGAAATCTGCTGCTGATTCCCGAGAATCACACACGCAATCAGTTCTATCTAATGAATGTGACGCGTCTGGCAAACATTCTGCAACATGCCGGGCTGAATGTGCGCATCGGCTCATTGCTGCCAGAAATAATTGCGCCGACGCCGCTGGATCTGCCCGATGGACAGCGCCTCGTGCTGGAGCCGTTGAAGCGTATCGGGAGTGATGGCCGTCGTTTGGGGCTGGAAGGGTTTGATCCGTGCGCGGTGTTGTTGAACAATGATCTTTCGGCTGGTGTGCCGGAAATTCTGCTTAACCTGAACGAGCAGTTTGTCATTCCGCCACTGTGGGCAGGCTGGCACGTGCGAAGAAAATCAGCACACTTTGCAGCCTATCGTGATGTCGCGCAATCTTTCGCGAGCGAATTAGGCATCGACCCTTGGTTGATTGATCCGGGTTTTGAAGTGTGTGGCGAAATTAATTTTCATGAACGTGTGGGCGAAGAGTGCCTGGCCAGTAATGTTGATAAGCTGCTTGGTCGCATGCGGGTCAAATACAAGGAATATGGCATTGCCGATGAACCCTTTGTGATTGTCAAGGCCGATGCCGGCACCTATGGCATGGGCATCATGACGGTAAAGGATGCCAGCGAAGTCAGACAGCTTAACCGTAAACAGCGCAACAAGATGGCGGTGGTCAAAGAAGGTCTGCAAGTTACGGATGTGATTATTCAGGAAGGGGTGCCTACGGTTGAGCGGGTTGACGAAGGCACGGCGGAACCCGTGGTGTACATGATTGATCGCTATGTCGTCGGCGGTTTTTATCGCGTCAATGCGTCACGCGGCACCGACGAAAATCTCAATGCGCCAGGCATGCATTTCAAACCACTGGCGTTTGCCACAGCGTGTTCATTACCCGATGCGCGTATGGAATCCGATGCGCCAGCCAACCGGTTTTATGCCTACGGCGTGGTGGCGCGGCTGGCGTTGCTGGCCGCGTCGATCGAACTCGAACGTGCCGCACCGGTGGAGGCAGCATGA
- a CDS encoding toxin-antitoxin system TumE family protein, producing MAAVADSLTTGLSVGIIANMKAALIYRHRVDFDDGAILEAVVWRLEKPVAGCAHPFKYRLFYGFPGQRVIGYDNERPKGDHRHGENIEEAYDFESPEKLLADFFQDVDERRMKR from the coding sequence GTGGCGGCGGTTGCCGACAGCTTGACAACCGGGTTGTCTGTTGGCATTATCGCCAACATGAAAGCCGCTTTGATCTATCGGCACCGGGTTGATTTTGATGATGGCGCGATCCTCGAAGCGGTGGTCTGGCGGCTTGAAAAGCCGGTTGCAGGCTGTGCTCATCCGTTCAAATATCGGCTTTTCTATGGATTTCCTGGGCAGCGTGTGATTGGTTATGACAACGAGCGGCCTAAGGGCGACCACCGGCATGGGGAGAATATCGAGGAGGCCTATGACTTCGAGAGCCCGGAAAAACTGCTGGCTGATTTTTTTCAGGACGTGGACGAGAGGAGGATGAAACGATGA
- a CDS encoding DUF2782 domain-containing protein, whose amino-acid sequence MRRYLFVLCSLFALTVAAQGPPPKLEPLPEPPPPPAGVVDESLEPQVTISRRGEDKVEEYRVHGKLYMVKVTPPHGVPYYLIDNRGDGSWVRDDAIGGTRLSVPMWVIGTF is encoded by the coding sequence ATGCGCCGTTATTTATTTGTACTCTGTTCATTGTTTGCGCTGACTGTAGCGGCGCAAGGCCCGCCACCTAAGCTAGAGCCGCTGCCTGAACCGCCGCCACCACCGGCCGGTGTCGTGGATGAGTCACTCGAACCGCAGGTTACCATCAGCCGCCGCGGCGAAGACAAGGTTGAGGAATATCGAGTTCACGGCAAGCTGTACATGGTGAAGGTGACGCCCCCGCACGGCGTGCCGTATTACCTGATAGATAATCGTGGCGATGGCAGTTGGGTGCGCGACGATGCGATCGGTGGCACGCGCTTAAGCGTGCCCATGTGGGTGATCGGTACGTTCTGA
- a CDS encoding HPr family phosphocarrier protein, with the protein MPQAEVEIVNKLGLHARASAKLTQMAGSFPCEVWMERGGRRINAKSIMGVMMLAAGKGSKVMVTTSGEQEDDALQGLLQLIADRFGEAE; encoded by the coding sequence ATGCCACAAGCTGAAGTTGAAATTGTCAATAAATTGGGCTTGCATGCCCGCGCTTCTGCCAAGCTGACTCAGATGGCAGGTAGTTTCCCGTGCGAAGTCTGGATGGAACGGGGCGGTCGCCGCATCAATGCTAAAAGCATCATGGGCGTGATGATGCTGGCCGCAGGTAAGGGGTCAAAAGTCATGGTTACCACCAGCGGCGAGCAAGAAGATGACGCGCTGCAAGGCTTATTGCAGTTGATTGCTGATCGTTTTGGCGAGGCCGAGTAA